CaacaaaagataatattttaaGCAAATTTAGAGCTAGTTAGATGGGGATATCTCGATcctgaaaaaaataacatatattcatatattctACTATAGTATGCTACAAGCTTCCgcacatatttatttaataaatcgATGTAATCATATGACCAAGTTTATTTTAGTGaatatatacattaatatttctaatcaatagtatttgattattttgttttgatataaGTAGTAGAGATGTGACTTATTAACtttcttatattatttctgctaatttatcaacacaatatattttcaacacgattatattgaaatgtcaacataaaaCTTAGTAGATATTTTAGtacactgtattgacattggtatttaaaatgtcaacacagtgtattaaaatgtcaacataaatttgtgttaacattttagtgtaattgtgttaacatttttaatacactacagtggtgttcggttttcaagataaaataatatcaagatataatttaggattgaattgtgagattattttatttatagggggttagctataactaattatcccatgattatgcATCTAGTATTGAGTTGTGcggttgaatctcatgaactaAACACACTACGAATTTAATTCTAACACGTGAAGTATAACATCTTAGTTGGAACAGATTAAAAATGGTCATCTTAAGTAAGACCGAAGAAGTATTAAATAGAGTATTTATCTAGTTTAACAAATTTAACCTAGTATACAAATGCATAAACATCGAATAAGTGCGTAAGTGACTGTCCCACTAAACCACCCCAATTTAGGCAGGTGATGAGGTTCTTGTTGGATTTTATTGTTCACATGGAATATATCCAATTAGTCTTTAATAGTATACACTATACAATACACTCCAAATTGTTTATTcagcaaatgaaaatgaagtcttgaaaatgatgtttttttgAAATAGTAGTATACTCACAAATCACAATGCACCCCAATTGTTAAATTCagtaaatgaaaatgaggGTCTTGAAAATGATGTTTTGATAATGCGTTTTGTACAGCTCGGTGCAATCCAATTTTAGACTAGTGATTATCACGAATTTATAAAAGGCAATTAGGCCcattaaatagaaatatttggCCATTctacaaaatgaaaacatgATTACGACAGTTTCCTAAGTTTTTTGTTGCATCCTGCTTAGTCAACATGTCTTTtagctttttttattttttattttttatttttttgtagttgGGGGTTCCTTTTAAATATCTGTGTTTTATAGtgtcaaaatatataataaaatatacctATATCTAAATACTAGGAGCACAAATCATCTACATAATTCAACGAGAGCGAGGGACATTATTGGCTATTGCAATGTGTACAAATTATCTACATAATTgacaaatcacaaaaaatgtGTAGAGAGTAACTAACAATATATacttaatcaataaaattatttagtacAGTACTTACATTTAACAAAACTAGCCCATAATTGTCAATCGGGCCGGTCCgtcgggtttcgggccaaaCCTACTCGGGTTgtgggttaatcgggtgcgggctaatcgggttgtgatttctttcgggttataaaagttcaaccctaactctaaaagctcgggtttcgggctagcccagcgGATTAATCGGGTTGTTACCTATAAtattaacatgcgatcaatccaataaatcatgattaaaattactaatattcatacaatgtaaaacatttaattatgatatattgagatatatgcttaaacaatcataaacatgatcaaatactaatatttgatatcttttgtggaattttaatgcatgttttagaaatttaaatattttatttggtgaatttgaagttttaaatttatttatcaattattatattaataaaaattcaatacatatttaattataaaattgaaagttatttttttagttaaaattaattaatgaagtgtcgaattaggagaaaaaaaatagaataatgaaaattttatcgggttttccGGCCAATCTATCGGattttcgggtctggccctaacgggttgcgggttaatctggtgcgggctaatcgggttttGATCTTATCGGGCTAAAAATTTCCGACactaaccctataaatttggtGGGCTATTCGGACCAACCCACAGGTTACAAGCTACATTGAAGTCCCTACCCATATTAATGTGAAATAAGAACCACCTAGAAAAGGACTCACAATCACAAAATCACACTTGTAGTGTGATTTTGTGCTACATTTTTCATGAGCACATGTAATGTTATTTTGTTCTACATTTTacatggaaaatgaaaatgtatataatatgTTTGGTTGCTTCGTGAATTTTACGTGAACTTAGAGTTTGAAAATGCGGTATAAATGTACCATGTCTTTCCTTTGATGGTAAATTTATCGTCAAAAAGTAGGAGTAAAAGAATTCATGGGAAATTTAATAACAATTTAGTGGTTCTACATTTTTTACATTGAAAACattagaaaatgagaaaaataatcacattaaatattttatggaatgaaaatgaagaaaaagaaataagtataCTATTCCATCTGTCTAATCAAATAGCCATCttacataaaaatagaaaatgggtgcaaatatatgtattataaaaaaagaacacATGTCTTTAAAGTGCATTCAGTAATTAATTCTCCCAACTTAAATGAAGgacaattattatttctctcgTCCGTGCGACCAAAATTATTCACAATCCCCTAGCCAATATACACCTTTTCTTATAAAcgatactactactattattttatgataatactactactattatataatGAGATCATGCAAGTAGCCATTCTAATTAAAACTtaatcattcattcattctaattaatattctaaattccctaattaattaggaGCGCGGCATGCGAAGCGCTCATATAAAAGTGTGACCAAATGGAATTATCTAATTCAACATGACCAATATCATGGTTTGAACACAAGAAtggaatttaaaatcaaacaataaattttagtttaaacttactaaaaatataatttaagatatatatatatatatatatatatatatatatgtgaaattATGAATTGTAATTTAACTGGATTGATAACAAGTTAGAGAAGAATATTTTTCTGCTACATGCAACtttgttaaatatttttgttactcCTCATAGTATAACTTCGAACCTATTATTACATGaggtttttcattaattctAAGCATTTATTTATGGCACTCACGTCTCGATCTATATGTTCGTACATTCGAATGATATCTTTGTTATTCAAGTGTCACATCAACTCGTGATTTAAACCATCTATAATCTACATGCCATAAATTGCATGAGACCCAATGGTCTCACCACtagtcattttaattaaaaattatataattaaaacaaatcactaaaaaagattaattaaaaaaacttcaaacattttaatatgcaACTATTGTTGCCTTATGACAACACCTCATTGGAAGAACATTTTGGCTATTCAATTATGCTGACTTGTAGGCAGTCCGAGCTTCGTCTAGTCTTTACTTTGACGACGTAAGTGTCTTCAGGCCATTTGCAAGGTTGATAAAAAGATGTTATAGACCGATAAAAGACTGGTAGATgtacaatttttaatattatggaTATCCTTAGAtgaatcacaaaaataaatgagaaacCGCTCAAATGAGGGCAAGGCGTTATAGAGTTTGTGAGgtaaataaggaaataaataggagtagcattgttaatataatttgaaaggATTACTAAAtaagaagaataaaaatatttagataaagattccaataaaattgcaaaatgagCATGCGCACATGCCTCAGCTTTCACATTCCAAGGGAAAAGGAAGCAACACTGGAGAGCAGAGCTCACACACTATCTCTcatcttctctttctttctcacCACAGCTCGCTTTCACCACTCTCTCTCAGTCCTTCTCTAACTAAAAAACACACTCATCACTCCCGCTTTccctctctcactctcactaCCGCCGAAATTCCTACTCCTCACGCAAAActggccgccgccgccccaTCACGCCATCCCTATTTCATACTATCTCACTCCTAGTCCTCCGCCCTACACCAAATCCGCGTTTCCGATTTCCTCAATTTATACACCTACACATAACACACTACATTCCATATACATATAACTGATTTGGTAGTTAGGGCACGGAAGATGGAGAGGAAGCAGGGGCATGGATTCCTCTCGGTGGTGCGCGCCCTATCTCCGGCGAGGTCGCGGGGGAAGAGTCCAGGACGGAGCAGGTCGCCGATGTCCGGACTTCTCCGGCGGAAAGTCGCCTCGAGCAACTCCGACTCGTCGATTGCGAGATCGGGCAGTTTGAGGCCTATGGGGGAGACGCTCACGCCGCTCATGGAGGGTCCGGATCCGGACGGAGAGGAAATCGGCGACTCCAAGCGCCTCGGCTCCGCCCTCGGCCAGTGGGTACGCGGCCAGCTCACTCGAAACCCCTCCGTAGCCGTCAATGACAGCGGCGCCGGCGGAACCGCCAGGATGTCTGATTTGCGGCTGCTGCTCGGAGTAATGGGAGCGCCGCTCGCTCCGGTGCACGTATGCGCCACCGATCCTTTGCCACATCTCAGCATAAAGGATACCCCCATTGTACGTATTATCCATCGTCAATTTCATTGTTCTCGTGATCTGCGTTTAATTCGAACATTGTTGAGATTTAGGTTATTAATTTTAGCCTAATCGCCCAAAATCATGgtgaaattatgaatatatgtgtttaattAGGTTTTCACGATTTGGTAGGAAACGTCGTCGGCGCAGTACATAGTGCAGCAATACACCGCCGCTTCAGGCGGGCAGAATGTGGTGAGGAACGCCTACGCGATGGGGAAGGTGAGGATGGTGGCTTCCGAGTTCGAAACAGCATCAAAAGTAGTGAAGAGTAGGAATGTGAGTAGAGCTGCCGAATCAGGCGGATTCGTGCTGTGGCAGATGAATCCGGATATGTGGTATGTAGAGATTTCCGTTGGAGGGAGCAAGGTTCACGCTGGCTGCAACGGCAAGCTAGTCTGGAGGCACACGCCGTGGCTGGGCGCTCACACGGCGAAGGGGCCTGTCCGGCCCCTTCGCCGTGCCCTGCAGGTGAAAATAGTACCACCAATTTTGAAGTGTATGTGTTCACACACTTAAACTGATCTTGATCTTTGAAATGCAGGGGCTTGATCCGAGGACGACTGCTAGTATGTTTGCTGATTCGATCTGCATTGGGGAGAAGAGCATCAAGGGGGAAGACTGCTTCATTCTGAAGGTTGCTGCTGATCCCGGGACGCTGAAGGCGAGGAGCGAGGGGCCGGCTGAGATCATAAGGCATGTCCTGTTCGGCTACTTCAGCCAGAAGACAGGGCTGCTGATTCACATGGAGGATTCGCATCTCACCCGCATCCAATCCAACGGTGGGGATGCCGTCTACTGGGAGACCACCATCAACTCGTTCCTGGACGACTATCGCCCCGTTGAAGGGATCATGATAGCTCACTCG
The genomic region above belongs to Salvia hispanica cultivar TCC Black 2014 chromosome 3, UniMelb_Shisp_WGS_1.0, whole genome shotgun sequence and contains:
- the LOC125211370 gene encoding uncharacterized protein LOC125211370, translated to MERKQGHGFLSVVRALSPARSRGKSPGRSRSPMSGLLRRKVASSNSDSSIARSGSLRPMGETLTPLMEGPDPDGEEIGDSKRLGSALGQWVRGQLTRNPSVAVNDSGAGGTARMSDLRLLLGVMGAPLAPVHVCATDPLPHLSIKDTPIETSSAQYIVQQYTAASGGQNVVRNAYAMGKVRMVASEFETASKVVKSRNVSRAAESGGFVLWQMNPDMWYVEISVGGSKVHAGCNGKLVWRHTPWLGAHTAKGPVRPLRRALQGLDPRTTASMFADSICIGEKSIKGEDCFILKVAADPGTLKARSEGPAEIIRHVLFGYFSQKTGLLIHMEDSHLTRIQSNGGDAVYWETTINSFLDDYRPVEGIMIAHSGRSVVTLFRFGEMAMSHSKTRMEEAWTIEEVAFNVPGLSMDCFIPPADLGSASISELPVEERGKASNRAKVGVWKVEI